AGTATCGGATGAGTTGTCCTCATTTCAACcctaatccattttttttttaaatttaaaattatattttttaattacattaaaaaacatatatattttataaaatattaaaatattataacggGATGAGACAAAGTAATATCCAAACCCATCCCGAACTAGtcttagatttaaaaaaaaagaaaatctcaaattcACACCTtaccatttatttaaattttaaatcggTCTTATTAAAGGTAGAGTGTATACATGAAGAGAACTATCATCCTTAAATATCAAACATCTAAtgctatataaatattaaaatatatcacaaataaaatattcattcaaTAAATACTTGAAACAAACCCGCATTAATCggcaaatttgaaaatacatacaTTGCAGGCTTATTAAGTATTGAGTGAGACATCCTCTTATTCacatttttactaaatataggAAAATCTTAATCGTCTCTTTGGTATACAAAATGCTTAGCTTAAAAAGATATTAATTGGCCTTTTGGAAAATACATACATAGCAGTTTGATGGAGACATCCTCTTATTCACACTTTTCGctaaatatagaaaaagtaaACTCTTCACAAAACAAAACCTATTCTTTTTTAGGAAAAGAACAAACACGTCACCATCACCCCGGACTTATTTTCAACTCCACCATGGCAACATTTAATGGAAAGTTACGCCGAGAGGGAAAAAAAGCCAGAAGCATGGCAGgaagttcaaaacaatatatatatatatatatatatatattccaattttaaaaatataaattagaaatacaattattttcatcatttttactaaattaatttaaatttaaattatttaataatgtaaaaaatttatttttaaataaagccttgtttatatatattttatatttttcagctttaaaatcaataataaatacaaaaattgaagtataattttttttttaatttttaacagaaaatatatttactaatttactttattagattttaaaaacacaaaatgtACGAAACGGATGCTTAATAATTTTGTCTCTTTTTAAAATAGACTAAAAGTTCCAAACTATCAAAAATTGCAACGAAAATACGGGTGGTttgttttctaaatataaatattaattaaaaatttacttaaaaCATTAGTTCCGCATGGGAAAATCATTAACATATTGAACGACCAGCAAGAAGAGGGACCGGCAAAACAGCCTCATGAGTCGACACGTGGAAAAAAGTCTTTCGCCGTACACATTTCACATACGACTGATGTGAGGCAAATTAAGCAAATTAGAATGTAATCATGGGCACGTATCGCGCTTCTTGAGTCGCTCTTGCTATCGCTCAAGGTCTATATATGGTGCAGTTCTCTAgactctcgctctctctctctctcggttTGCCTTTTGatctcttcttcattttcagAGCCTACCGGCAACCTGACAGGGCATTTTCTTGTCCTTCTCCAGAGCTTTCGTCTGGTCTATATATTACTCTTGGAGTCCCTAAGCTTCACCAACTGTGGAACGCTCTGAAACGTTTCGTCGCACGAAGGAGATCGCGGATTGGACGATCTCAGGTCTCTGAGTGAGAAAGCAACGtccattttttcctcatttcttGTTTTACTTGCCTTTGTTTTGAAATTTCGGATCATCCTGGTTTATCGGAGGCTCGGATTCAAAGGTGATGTACTCTTGGTTGTATAGGGTTTATTCTTTGTAGGAAGTGCCCGTTGATGTTTTTGAGGGATTTTTTTGTTCGGTGATTGTGTTATATGAACCATGTAAGccattttgtatttattttggtatttttgtcttcctctttgtttggttgctgagaaaaatgTTGAGGAAAAGTAAGGAAAATGTAGGCTTAAGTAGTTTGATTTTTTGTTGACGGTCTGATAAGACGAGGACTGCCGTACTCAAGACATGCTCGACTCTTAGTCTTAATCTGTTTTTGCCAGTTATGGAATTTGAGATCTCATTTTCCTCATTTCTCTTGGTAGCCAAACGGAGGTGTTTTGCGAGGATATACATGTACTCTGTGATCATTAGTTTATTCAACTACTGTTTTGTTCTTTTACCAAAAtaaatctctctctttctctgtttGGGCTATTCCTAAGGTTTCGATGATTTTCCGGGATTGTGATCTACATAGCGCTAACAGAAATaaaattctatgtttttttgttccttttatcAAATGCAACtttaaagaaccaaaaaatgtttgaatttggatttttccacTGGTCATTCTAAAATGAGAATGCAGGGAAAATTGTGAATTCTTTTAGAGTATTTTGCTCACATGCTCTAATTCATTGTCATTTTCTTGTGCTAGTCCCCAAAGTTCAGTGGAAAATAGTTTCTGAAAatgcctttttgttttttttttttgataagtttgaaaaattattttgtccTGTACTGCATTTATCTGGAAGCTATTGAATTTCTTGTCAGTTATTTGGGGAGCTTTTGGAAAAGAAGTCTCTGAAAATgccttttgcctttttttttggataagtctgaaaattattttgttctGTACTGCATTTATctggaattttttttgttctgttCTGCATTTATCTGGATGGAAGCtattgaaaatttcttgttAAAGCTTTTGGAAAAGAAGTCTCTATGTACCtggaatattttctttattgtgaACATTTCTCTGAAGTTTTTTTCTATCTACAGAGTATGGAGATGGAAGGTTTCTGATTCAAAATTTGCAACATAAACCGGGATTTCAATCTTGTTGACTGTAATagttaattaatatcaataaaatttgtaattagTCTTTTTATTATCCCTAATAATTTAGTGGCTTTGTATATATGTTATGTTAGAGATTCAAAATTGTCTTGGTAATTATGTGCCTTTCAATTTGTACTAAATATGGCTTTTGTTAGCTTTTGAAATTTCTATGTGTGTATTATGTTATCCATTTACTTATATCGCTCCTAATgtgattgatatttatttggttttaatttctaaatattgtTTAGTTGTAATCCTTAGTTGTTATGATCacagatttttgaagaactgcTTACAGGGAGTAGTTTTTTTGTGATTGTTTGGTTCAGTGTTAACATGTTTCCTTCTTAGCTTTAGCTTTAGCTTTATTAGAACTATGGTATTTTATGATTCAGAGCTTTACTTGTTCATGCATTTCTCTGAAACAACAGAATGGGTGGAGGGAGGAAAGCAAAGGCTTCAAGGCAGAAGGAAAAACCTCTTCCCTCCTGGACAGTGAATTGCAGTGTAACTGCTAGAAATCTAGGGAAGAGTGATTTAGGAGGAGTCATCTTTGGATGCAAGCACAATACAATCGACGAATGTCATTCCAAGCAGTTGTTTGGTTAGTTGGCTATCTCCTATTTCCATGCAAGAAAAACTTCTACTATATCCGATGTTTAAGTTTGCACATCCAAAGAGTTACGGACATTTTTGCATTCTTGAACAGGTTTACCAGCTGCGCATTTCTCCTATGTGAGGAACATCAATCCTGGCTTGACACTATTCCTGTTCAACTATAGTGATAGAAAGCTTCATGGTATCTTTGAGGCTGGTAGCCCAGGACAGATGAATATAAATCCATATGGATGGACTCCTGATGGTTCAGAGTTGACGCCGTATCCTGCACAGGTAGTGCCTGTGGTTATTTCATTCCATCATCATTCTTCGGTAGCTTTGAGGTTTGTGGTTAGATTAGGGTTCACGGTGTTTAGGTTGGAAATGGAATCCACTTACTAATATCACTGTATGTATTCTTAGGTTCGGATCCAAATTCGGATGCAGTGCCAGCCTTTGCTTGAAGAACAATTTAAGCCAATAATATCTAAAAACTACTACGAGCATAGGCTTTTTTGGTTTGAACTAGACCGTGCTCAGACCAGCAAGTTGGTATCCCTATTTTCATCTTCTCCTTCCCTGTCACAGAAAACAGTGAAATGGAACACTACACTTAAAGCTTTACCAACTGGTACCACTCTTGGTACAAGTCATGATGAAGAGGTGGATTGTAATCGTTTAGGTGCGTCAAATGTTGAATGGGGCTCATCTTGGAATGAACATGGTTTAGGTGGAGAAAACCAGTTTCCAGATGGCACAACTGAAGAGGAAGCAGCAGAAAAACATTCGCAGGATGTTATTCATTCAAAGCCAAATTATTGGCCTTCTCACTCTTCTCTTGAGAGAAACATAAGCACTTCCCTCCCAGAGAAAAAATGGAGTTCTTTATTCAAAATGTCACTTACTTCTGAGACAATTAAGAGAGATGAAGAAAAACCAGTTCCAGAAATGTATTTTACTCATCCAGATCAGTTGGATATGGAATGGGAGCCTTCAGGTGTTGCTGATCATTTGGGTGAAGAGGGGCTGTTTTGGGGAGCTCCCACAAATGAGGAGGTGGAAAAATGCGATAATGCAAGAAAGGAAGGTGAATATTTTGAGAAGGGGCCAGTTTCAGAGGTGAATCTTCCTTGTTTAGATGTTTACAATAATGAGGAAGGTAAATATTTTGAGACAGGAGCAGTTTCAGAGACGAATCTTCCCTCTTTACATGTGTACAATAATGAGGAAGGGGAATATTTTGAGATGGGACCAGTTTCAGAGATGAATCTTCCTCATTTAGATGTCTACAATAATGAGTTGGGATCATCATCTGTTGTTTGTTTGGCTGAAGAAAGCCAGCCTATTGAAAATGTTACAGTTGAGGATGGAATGGAAATTCCTGAAGTAGACCTGAAACCAAATTGTGAATCTTCCTACTCTTCTACAGTTTCAGAAATGAAGTCATCTGATCTTCAGTCTGCTGTAGCTAAGGTAATCAATCCTGTATCCTTTGTCTTTCCTTTGCATTTATTTTGATCTAATTATCTCTTCCACCATTGTAACATGTTTAATGTGGTTTTCAAAGTTAATGCAAGAGATGGAACGGATGAAGGTTTCtcaattaattcaaaaagtCAGTTCTCTGGAGCAGGAGCTGGTATTACCCTCTCATGATATCATATGATCTCTTTTCAACAAAGTTACTGCGCTGTAGTGTTGAACTGCATTTCTTCTCTGTTTGATTGGTCTTTGAAGTTGCTTAATCTCCCATGTAGCTGCTTGTTGGTTTTGTTACAACTCTATGGTGGTAAACACTTCATATGGTGATACATTCTGCTAGTTTGTTAGTTCCAAGTTcaaaagtttcattttttattttatttttatttttattctttatttttatttttattgctcACCATATCTGACATGGTTCATGGAATTGCTAAAGCCTAACTTCATCACAATTCTGATGATCCCTCTATTGTCATGGTAATATTGCATTAAATTTA
This DNA window, taken from Vitis riparia cultivar Riparia Gloire de Montpellier isolate 1030 chromosome 13, EGFV_Vit.rip_1.0, whole genome shotgun sequence, encodes the following:
- the LOC117927862 gene encoding uncharacterized protein LOC117927862, encoding MGGGRKAKASRQKEKPLPSWTVNCSVTARNLGKSDLGGVIFGCKHNTIDECHSKQLFGLPAAHFSYVRNINPGLTLFLFNYSDRKLHGIFEAGSPGQMNINPYGWTPDGSELTPYPAQVRIQIRMQCQPLLEEQFKPIISKNYYEHRLFWFELDRAQTSKLVSLFSSSPSLSQKTVKWNTTLKALPTGTTLGTSHDEEVDCNRLGASNVEWGSSWNEHGLGGENQFPDGTTEEEAAEKHSQDVIHSKPNYWPSHSSLERNISTSLPEKKWSSLFKMSLTSETIKRDEEKPVPEMYFTHPDQLDMEWEPSGVADHLGEEGLFWGAPTNEEVEKCDNARKEGEYFEKGPVSEVNLPCLDVYNNEEGKYFETGAVSETNLPSLHVYNNEEGEYFEMGPVSEMNLPHLDVYNNELGSSSVVCLAEESQPIENVTVEDGMEIPEVDLKPNCESSYSSTVSEMKSSDLQSAVAKLMQEMERMKVSQLIQKVSSLEQELAESKREIQKLETRCKRLESGSISSIGVVEALEPELLNEPQSSLDDSILIVGGFDGFSWLSDLDSYSPALDLMKSLRPMTFVRSYASAAKLDGELYIFGGVDGNSWYNIVESYNPMTDQWVSRPSLTQRKGSLAGVSLNDKIFAIGGGNGVECFSEVEVLDPETGRWISAPSMQQKRFGLAATELNGMLYAVGGYDGEDYLKSVERFDPRERSWTRLENMSTRRGCHSLAALNEKLYALGGYDGTNMVPTVEVFDPRIGSWMTGESMNDPRGYSGAVVLGESIYVIGGLKDNEDILDTVECYKEGHGWLVTSLKAVGKRCFFSATVL